One part of the Marinobacterium rhizophilum genome encodes these proteins:
- the gpmI gene encoding 2,3-bisphosphoglycerate-independent phosphoglycerate mutase encodes MTATRIPKALIILDGFGIEHTASSAIEAAQTPTWDQLLANNPNSRIETSGLAVGLPEGQMGNSEVGHMNIGAGRTVYQNFTRISKAISDGDFFENPVLCAAMDKAIAAGKAVHVLGLLSPGGVHSHEEHLLALLEMAAARGAKSVYLHGVLDGRDMPPRSAEPSIARVEAKLAEIGTGAIATLVGRYYAMDRDNRWDRVQVAYDAMTQGEAPQRFESAQAALAAAYERGENDEFVQATVLTDATGQALGTVADGDAVICANFRPDRSREITRAFVDRDFDGFGRSAHPALAEYVMMTEYAASIDCACAYPPATISNDLGEYLSGLGKTQLRISETEKYAHVTFFFNGGREEVYPGEDRILVPSPDVATYDLKPEMSAPEVTEKLCAAARSGKYDLIVCNLANGDMVGHTGKFDAAVKACEVLDDSVRQILQAMREVGGETLITADHGNVELMVNPKTGQPHTAHTNWPVALVYDGPRAGDIRLDNGALCDLAPTLLALMGLEQPREMTGKSLVKGN; translated from the coding sequence ATGACTGCCACTCGTATCCCCAAAGCACTGATCATTCTCGACGGCTTCGGCATCGAGCACACAGCATCCTCCGCCATCGAAGCCGCACAGACCCCGACCTGGGATCAGCTGCTGGCAAATAATCCGAATTCCCGTATTGAAACCTCGGGCCTGGCGGTGGGTCTGCCTGAGGGTCAGATGGGCAACTCCGAAGTGGGGCACATGAATATCGGTGCCGGCCGTACCGTATATCAGAACTTCACCCGCATTTCGAAAGCCATCAGCGACGGTGATTTCTTTGAAAACCCGGTGCTGTGCGCAGCGATGGACAAGGCGATCGCCGCTGGCAAGGCCGTGCATGTGCTGGGCCTGCTGTCGCCCGGTGGTGTGCACAGTCATGAAGAACACTTGCTGGCGCTGCTGGAAATGGCGGCTGCGCGCGGCGCCAAGTCAGTCTACCTGCACGGCGTGCTGGATGGCCGGGACATGCCGCCGCGCTCGGCCGAACCCTCCATTGCCCGCGTTGAGGCCAAGCTGGCCGAGATCGGTACCGGTGCGATCGCCACCCTGGTGGGGCGTTACTACGCGATGGACCGGGATAACCGCTGGGACCGCGTTCAGGTCGCCTACGATGCCATGACGCAGGGTGAGGCGCCGCAGCGATTCGAGTCCGCCCAGGCGGCGCTGGCCGCTGCCTACGAGCGCGGCGAAAACGACGAGTTTGTGCAGGCCACGGTACTGACCGACGCCACCGGCCAGGCACTGGGCACCGTTGCGGATGGCGATGCAGTGATCTGCGCCAACTTTCGCCCTGACCGGTCCCGGGAAATTACCCGTGCCTTCGTTGACCGCGACTTCGATGGCTTTGGCCGCAGTGCGCATCCGGCCCTGGCCGAATACGTGATGATGACCGAATACGCCGCCTCCATCGACTGCGCCTGTGCCTATCCGCCGGCCACCATCAGCAACGACCTGGGTGAATACCTGTCTGGCCTTGGCAAGACGCAGCTGCGCATTTCCGAGACCGAGAAATACGCCCACGTGACCTTCTTCTTCAATGGCGGACGCGAGGAAGTCTACCCGGGCGAGGATCGCATCCTGGTGCCGTCCCCCGATGTGGCGACCTACGACCTCAAGCCGGAAATGAGCGCGCCTGAAGTCACCGAGAAACTGTGCGCAGCGGCACGCAGCGGCAAGTACGACCTTATCGTCTGCAACCTGGCCAATGGCGACATGGTGGGTCATACCGGCAAGTTCGATGCGGCGGTCAAGGCCTGCGAAGTGCTCGACGACAGTGTGCGCCAGATCCTGCAGGCCATGCGTGAGGTCGGCGGTGAAACCCTGATTACCGCCGATCACGGCAACGTCGAACTGATGGTCAATCCCAAGACCGGACAGCCCCATACGGCCCATACCAACTGGCCGGTGGCGCTGGTCTACGACGGTCCCCGTGCCGGGGATATACGCCTGGACAACGGTGCCCTCTGCGACCTGGCGCCCACGCTGCTGGCCCTGATGGGTCTGGAACAGCCACGGGAAATGACCGGCAAGTCCCTGGTAAAAGGGAACTGA